The Raphanus sativus cultivar WK10039 chromosome 2, ASM80110v3, whole genome shotgun sequence genome includes a region encoding these proteins:
- the LOC108839672 gene encoding protein NBR1 homolog: MDSTTALVVKVSYGGVLRRFRVPFKANGQLDLDMASLRGKIAALFNLSLDAADFSLTYSDEDGDVVALVDDNDLFDVTNQRLKFLKINVQSNAGMSANSVAPESSGSSSASAMADIQNPVSKIQKGFNDVMMSVPNPMRDTISKVYIDLTSKAASSSPVVGELFDCINKLGKLSSPQESSPCSPVTRPGSSGPSLSREVPSAGEKKDVSKKTQAGKKPANLNEPVADSTSSGLGASFNECPFSGSRVIDSSPNPTNFNKHARRVCHSKKTSNGDYWASLGVFHKGIRCDGCGVLPITGPRFKSKVKEDYDLCTICFSVMGNEGDYTRMDKPVSAQHLHPFRGLPTPFSNPWLGHVPRPNHGGLHFRCTRPKLDSRFVLDVNVLDGTVVAPSAPFTKIWKMRNNGSLVWPHGTQIVWIGGDRFSSSLSVDLQIPVEGVPINSELDVKVEFVAPESPGRYISYWRMASSNGAKFGQRVWVLIHVDASLKGSVVNEFHGLNLNAYPEENFAREFSGINVNHVPAQSGSPSVNPGTVKGADLEPEASSGSNNLIKDDLVVGEVEPAVPNTLTPSSSSSSSSSSFNIIEFPNMTTTVEALGGGSSSTKNIPVPLQEDIEKNDVEITMLKELEEMGFKEIDLNKEILRDNEYNLEQSVDALCGVSEWDPILEELQEMGFCDDVTNKRLLKKNNGSIKGVVMDLLTGEKEKEA; encoded by the exons ATGGATTCTACTACTGCACTCGTCGTTAAG GTGAGTTATGGAGGTGTGCTTAGGCGCTTCAGGGTTCCTTTCAAAGCAAATGGACAGCTTGATCTTGACATGGCTTCTCTTAGGGGAAAGATCGCTGCTTTGTTTAACCTCTCTCTGGATGCTGCTGACTTTTCTCTGACTTACTCTGATGAAGATGGTGATGTGGTGGCCCTTGTTGATGACAATGACCTCTTTGATGTCACCAATCAGCGCCTCAAGTTCCTGAAGATTAATGTGCAGTCCAACGCTGGTATGTCTGCTAACTCTGTTGCTCCAGAGAGCAGTGGGAGTTCATCAGCCTCGGCTATGGCGGATATCCAGAACCCGGTTTCTAAGATCCAGAAGGGTTTCAATGATGTTATGATGTCTGTGCCTAACCCCATGCGTGATACCATATCGAAGGTGTATATTGACCTTACATCTAAAGCGGCATCTTCTAGCCCTGTGGTTGGTGAGCTGTTTGACTGCATCAACAAGCTAGGAAAGCTCTCAAGCCCTCAGGAAAGTAGTCCTTGCTCTCCTGTTACTAGGCCTGGCTCGTCAGGTCCTTCTTTGAGCAGGGAGGTTCCTTCCGCTGGTGAAAAGAAGGATGTATCTAAGAAGACCCAAGCTGGAAAAAAACCTGCTAATTTGAATGAACCTGTTGCTGATTCAACCTCCTCTGGACTGGGTGCTAGTTTCAACGAGTGTCCCTTCAGTGGCAGTCGCGTGATTGATTCCAGTCCGAATCCAACGAATTTCAACAAGCATGCCCGTCGTGTATGTCACTCCAAGAAGACCAGCAATGGTGATTACTGGGCCTCACTGGGTGTCTTCCATAAGGGCATCCGTTGTGATGGATGTGGAGTTCTTCCAATTACTGGGCCTAGATTCAAGTCTAAAGT CAAAGAAGACTATGATCTTTGCACCATATGTTTTTCGGTGATGGGTAATGAAGGGGATTACACAAGAATGGATAAGCCTGTCTCAGCTCAACATCTACATCCCTTTAGAGGACTACCTACCCCA TTTTCAAACCCTTGGTTGGGACATGTGCCGCGACCAAACCATGGAGGTTTACATTTCAGGTGTACTCGGCCTAAACTAGACAGTCGCTTTGTCCTTGATGTCAATGTACTTGATGGAACAGTTGTTGCTCCATCTGCTCCATTCACCAAGATCTGGAAAATGAGGAACAATGGTTCGCTGGTGTGGCCGCATGGCACGCAAATCGTTTGGATCGGTGGGGACAGATTCAGCAGCTCTTTGTCAGTTGATTTACAG ATTCCAGTCGAGGGTGTGCCTATCAACAGTGAGCTTGACGTTAAAGTTGAATTTGTTGCACCAGAGTCACCTGGTCGATACATTTCTTATTGGAGGATGGCTTCCTCTAATGGTGCTAAGTTCGGGCAACGTGTTTGGGTGTTGATACAT GTTGATGCATCTTTGAAGGGCTCTGTTGTGAACGAGTTTCATGGACTTAACTTGAATGCCTACCCTGAGGAAAATTTTGCAAGAGAGTTTTCAGGGATCAATGTGAATCATGTTCCAGCTCAGTCTGGCAGCCCCAGTGTTAACCCTGGGACAGTGAAAGGTGCTGATCTTGAACCAGAAGCTTCTTCGGGATCAAACAATCTGATAAAAGATGACCTGGTGGTTGGTGAAGTTGAGCCTGCTGTTCCTAACACTCTtactccatcttcatcttcatcttcatcttcttcatcattcaACATAATCGAGTTCCCAAATATGACTACTACTGTTGAGGCCTTGGGTGGTGGTTCCTCATCTACAAAGAACATCCCAGTTCCTCTTCAAGAGGATATTGAGAAGAACGACGTGGAGATAACCATGCTCAAGGAGCTCGAGGAGATGGGTTTCAAAGAGATTGATCTGAACAAGGAAATCCTGAGGGATAATGAGTACAACTTGGAGCAGTCTGTTGATGCTCTTTGTGGAGTTAGCGAGTGGGATCCTATCTTAGAGGAGCTTCAGGAAATG GGCTTCTGTGATGATGTGACGAACAAGAGGCTACTGAAGAAGAACAATGGAAGCATCAAAGGCGTGGTGATGGATCTCCTCACTggtgagaaggagaaggaggctTAG
- the LOC108839673 gene encoding pachytene checkpoint protein 2 homolog yields the protein MSTPMEIAEQNPMLDDVTIHPPHDASMELSHHNCTPPTIIPDQLRVAEPLASTDPPPSPAPAPLNENKFLVSVEVCLKPSSTARLEDVQRAVERMLENRSMSYVDGLVLIPPHDLFLVENVQRICICDTEEWVKNNDVLLFWQVKPVVHAFQLTEEGPCEELGPDGQPSSFNEWILPAKEFDGLWESLIYESGLKQRLLRYAASALLFTQKGVNPNLVSWNRIVLLHGPPGTGKTSLCKALAQKLSIRCNSRYPHCQLIEVNAHSLFSKWFSESGKLVAKLFQKIQEMVEEDNNLVFVLIDEVESLAAARKAALSGSEPSDSIRVVNALLTQMDKLKSAPNVIILTTSNITTAIDVAFVDRADIKAYVGPPTLHVRYEILRSCVEELISKGIISSFQGCDGLSIPSFSSLKEKVNANELHDTDTVPWFCKQLIEAAKSCEGLSGRSLRKLPFLAHAALADPHSHDPSNFLCAMIETAKREKSEQPE from the exons ATGAGCACTCCCATGGAGATTGCCGAGCAAAACCCTATGCTCGACGACGTTACGATTCATCCTCCTCACGATGCCTCCATGGAGCTCTCTCACCACAATTGCACTCCACCAACGATTATCCCCGACCAATTACGCGTCGCAGAGCCACTCGCTTCAACCGATCCCCCTCCttctcctgctcctgctccccTCAACGAGAACAAGTTCCTCGTATCTG TGGAGGTCTGCTTAAAGCCATCAAGCACTGCTCGTCTCGAGGACGTTCAAAGAGCTGTTGAACG GATGCTGGAAAATAGGAGCATGAGCTATGTAGATGGCCTTGTTCTCATACCTCCACACGACTTGTTCCTTGTTGAAAATGTCCAACGCATATGCATTTGTGATACAG AGGAGTGGGTGAAAAATAATGATGTTCTCTTGTTCTGGCAAGTTAAGCCTGTTGTCCACGCCTTTCAG TTAACTGAGGAAGGACCATGTGAGGAACTGGGCCCTGATGGACAACCTTCCAGCTTTAATGAATGGATTCTACCTGCTAAGGAGTTTGATGGCTTATGGGAAAG CTTGATATATGAATCTGGACTTAAGCAACGGTTACTCCGTTACGCCGCAAGTGCTTTGCTGTTCACGCAGAAGGGTGTTAATCCAAATCTCGTTTCATGGAACAG GATTGTTCTTTTGCACGGACCACCAGGGACTGGCAAAACATCTCTTTGCAAAGCATTGGCTCAAAAGCTTTCAATTCGCTGCAACTCTAG ATATCCTCATTGCCAATTGATTGAAGTCAATGCTCACTCTCTATTTAGTAAATGGTTCTCTGAAAGTGGCAAGCTG GTTGCCAAGCTTTTCCAAAAGATACAAGAGATGGTGGAGGAAGATAACAATCTAGTATTTGTTTTGATCG ATGAAGTTGAAAGTCTTGCTGCTGCACGGAAAGCTGCACTGTCTGGTTCAGAACCTTCAGATTCTATCCGG GTTGTGAATGCACTACTTACACAAATGGACAAACTGAAATCAGCACCTAATGTGATAATCCTTACAACATCAAATATAACTACTGCTATTG ATGTTGCTTTCGTGGATCGAGCTGACATTAAAGCTTATGTTGGCCCTCCAACTCTTCATGTTCGTTATGAAATATTAAGGTCGTGTGTTGAGGAATTGATAAGCAAAGGGATCATATCAAGTTTCCAG GGCTGTGATGGACTCTCTATTCCAAGCTTTTCAAGTTTGAAAGAAAAGGTGAATGCAAATGAGCTCCATGATACAGATACAGTTCCCTGGTTCTGTAAACAGTTGATAGAAGCTGCAAAATCGTGTGAG GGTTTAAGTGGGAGATCACTGAGGAAGCTTCCGTTTCTAGCACACGCAGCACTTGCAGATCCACACAGTCATGATCCCAGTAATTTCTTGTGTGCAATGATAGAGACAGCAAAGAGAGAGAAGTCTGAACAGCCTGAATGA
- the LOC108839677 gene encoding manganese-dependent ADP-ribose/CDP-alcohol diphosphatase isoform X2: protein MMGSVTTQPLFSFGVIADVQYADIPDGRSFLGTPRYYRNSILVLQKAVQAWNQHGNLKFVINMGDIVDGFCPKDQSLSATKKLVHEFQKFQGPVYHMIGNHCLYNLPRRELLPLLNIPRRDGDDNAYYDFSPTPEYRVVVLDGYDISAVGWPEDHPKTLAALKILEERNPNSEKNSPEGLVDVERRFVKYNGGVGEKQLEWLDGVLRGAKELNQRVIVCGHVPMSPGVASKAALMWNFDEVMSVIHKYDVVKVCLSGHDHKGGYFVDSHGVHHRSLEAALECPPGTYSFGYVDVYENKLSLVGTDRMQSTDFEI, encoded by the coding sequence ATGATGGGTTCTGTAACCACACAACCTCTCTTCTCATTCGGTGTCATCGCCGATGTTCAATACGCCGACATTCCAGACGGCCGCTCTTTCTTAGGCACTCCCAGGTACTACAGAAACAGCATCCTCGTCCTACAGAAAGCAGTCCAAGCTTGGAACCAACACGGAAACCTCAAATTCGTCATCAACATGGGTGACATCGTCGACGGCTTCTGTCCCAAGGACCAATCTCTATCCGCCACCAAGAAACTCGTCCACGAATTCCAAAAATTCCAAGGCCCCGTCTATCACATGATCGGCAACCACTGCCTCTACAACCTCCCGCGCCGAGAGCTGCTTCCTCTGCTAAACATCCCTCGCCGTGACGGTGACGACAATGCTTACTACGATTTCTCGCCTACCCCTGAGTATAGAGTCGTGGTGTTAGACGGGTACGACATCAGCGCTGTTGGTTGGCCCGAGGATCATCCCAAGACGCTCGCTGCGTTGAAGATACTCGAGGAGAGGAACCCGAACTCGGAGAAGAACAGCCCCGAGGGGCTTGTGGATGTTGAGAGGAGGTTCGTTAAGTATAACGGTGGCGTGGGGGAGAAGCAGCTGGAGTGGCTGGACGGTGTGCTTCGGGGTGCGAAGGAGTTGAATCAGAGAGTTATCGTGTGCGGGCATGTCCCTATGAGTCCTGGCGTGGCGTCTAAAGCTGCGTTGATGTGGAATTTTGATGAAGTGATGAGTGTTATACACAAGTATGATGTTGTTAAGGTTTGTTTGTCGGGGCATGATCATAAAGGTGGATACTTTGTTGATTCTCATGGGGTTCATCATAGGTCATTGGAAGCTGCCTTGGAGTGCCCGCCAGGTACGTATTCGTTTGGGTATGTTGATGTGTATGAGAACAAGTTGTCTCTTGTTGGTACTGATCGGATGCAGAGCACTGACTTTGAGATCTAG
- the LOC108839680 gene encoding uncharacterized protein LOC108839680 → MKKKREVKDDNEEKEEKKVVELMKAAAQAWLSHSQTSKSTVLEFEARRKHAFVKGKPSRFKMEALSTTKKHHHPSFLDWEYGQSLWDSYEILSVSKKLERALTLEEHTFSADKAIKKKNRDSRNSLRSLFSRSSKRF, encoded by the coding sequence atgaagaagaaacgAGAGGTTAAAGATGATAACGAAgaaaaagaggagaagaaggtaGTAGAGCTGATGAAAGCAGCAGCACAGGCTTGGCTCAGCCACTCCCAAACCTCTAAAAGCACCGTTCTGGAGTTCGAGGCACGAAGAAAGCATGCTTTTGTCAAAGGTAAACCTTCACGTTTCAAAATGGAGGCCTTATCCACTACAAAGAAGCATCATCATCCTTCGTTTTTGGATTGGGAGTATGGACAGTCCTTGTGGGATTCTTACGAGATTCTTTCCGTCTCTAAGAAATTGGAACGAGCACTCACCTTAGAAGAGCATACTTTCTCTGCGGATAAGGCcatcaagaagaagaatagGGACAGCCGAAACAGCCTTAGGAGTTTGTTTAGTCGTTCCTCGAAGAGATTTTAA
- the LOC108839679 gene encoding high-affinity nitrate transporter 3.2 — MAIQNFLFASLLIFSSIESNHGATEVSLFSNLENSLEVTAKPMKDGVVLEAGKDMVRITWMLKSTAKVDGDAAFRTVEVKLCYAPISQVDRPWRKTHNEISKDKSCLHKIVSKPYDKIPQSLNWTIERDISTGTYFVRAYGIGVNGQEVAYGQSTDAEKTTNLFGVEGISGRHTSLDVASICFSVFSFGSLLVFLVKEKRKVKLQQRK, encoded by the exons ATGGCTATCCAAAATTTCCTCTTTGCTTCACTTCTTATCTTCTCATCGATAGAGTCGAACCATGGAGCTACCGAAGTTagtctcttctccaaccttgaAAACTCACTCGAGGTCACGGCAAAACCCATGAAAGATGGTGTAG TTTTGGAAGCTGGAAAAGATATGGTGAGAATTACTTGGATGCTGAAGTCAACGGCCAAGGTCGATGGCGATGCTGCTTTCAGAACCGTCGAGGTCAAGCTTTGTTATGCACCAATCAGCCAAGTTGATAGACCGTGGCGCAAGACACATAACGAGATCTCTAAGGACAAAAGCTGTCTTCACAAGATTGTGTCCAAACCCTATGATAAGATCCCTCAATCACTCAACTGGACCATTGAACGCGATATCTCCACTGGAACCTACTTCGTACGTGCCTACGGGATTGGTGTAAATGGACAGGAAGTAGCATACGGACAGAGCACGGACGCGGAAAAGACGACCAATCTCTTCGGCGTTGAGGGCATTAGTGGTCGTCACACGTCGCTTGACGTAGCATCCATATGCTTCAGTGTATTCTCGTTTGGTTCTCTGTTAGTCTTTCTTGTCAAGGAGAAGAGGAAGGTCAAGTTACAGCAGCGGAAGTGA
- the LOC108839677 gene encoding manganese-dependent ADP-ribose/CDP-alcohol diphosphatase isoform X1 — translation MFFGTQRLPSPIHDLAREISSIDSVHEVEFMMGSVTTQPLFSFGVIADVQYADIPDGRSFLGTPRYYRNSILVLQKAVQAWNQHGNLKFVINMGDIVDGFCPKDQSLSATKKLVHEFQKFQGPVYHMIGNHCLYNLPRRELLPLLNIPRRDGDDNAYYDFSPTPEYRVVVLDGYDISAVGWPEDHPKTLAALKILEERNPNSEKNSPEGLVDVERRFVKYNGGVGEKQLEWLDGVLRGAKELNQRVIVCGHVPMSPGVASKAALMWNFDEVMSVIHKYDVVKVCLSGHDHKGGYFVDSHGVHHRSLEAALECPPGTYSFGYVDVYENKLSLVGTDRMQSTDFEI, via the coding sequence AGGTGGAGTTCATGATGGGTTCTGTAACCACACAACCTCTCTTCTCATTCGGTGTCATCGCCGATGTTCAATACGCCGACATTCCAGACGGCCGCTCTTTCTTAGGCACTCCCAGGTACTACAGAAACAGCATCCTCGTCCTACAGAAAGCAGTCCAAGCTTGGAACCAACACGGAAACCTCAAATTCGTCATCAACATGGGTGACATCGTCGACGGCTTCTGTCCCAAGGACCAATCTCTATCCGCCACCAAGAAACTCGTCCACGAATTCCAAAAATTCCAAGGCCCCGTCTATCACATGATCGGCAACCACTGCCTCTACAACCTCCCGCGCCGAGAGCTGCTTCCTCTGCTAAACATCCCTCGCCGTGACGGTGACGACAATGCTTACTACGATTTCTCGCCTACCCCTGAGTATAGAGTCGTGGTGTTAGACGGGTACGACATCAGCGCTGTTGGTTGGCCCGAGGATCATCCCAAGACGCTCGCTGCGTTGAAGATACTCGAGGAGAGGAACCCGAACTCGGAGAAGAACAGCCCCGAGGGGCTTGTGGATGTTGAGAGGAGGTTCGTTAAGTATAACGGTGGCGTGGGGGAGAAGCAGCTGGAGTGGCTGGACGGTGTGCTTCGGGGTGCGAAGGAGTTGAATCAGAGAGTTATCGTGTGCGGGCATGTCCCTATGAGTCCTGGCGTGGCGTCTAAAGCTGCGTTGATGTGGAATTTTGATGAAGTGATGAGTGTTATACACAAGTATGATGTTGTTAAGGTTTGTTTGTCGGGGCATGATCATAAAGGTGGATACTTTGTTGATTCTCATGGGGTTCATCATAGGTCATTGGAAGCTGCCTTGGAGTGCCCGCCAGGTACGTATTCGTTTGGGTATGTTGATGTGTATGAGAACAAGTTGTCTCTTGTTGGTACTGATCGGATGCAGAGCACTGACTTTGAGATCTAG